The Helianthus annuus cultivar XRQ/B chromosome 16, HanXRQr2.0-SUNRISE, whole genome shotgun sequence genome includes a window with the following:
- the LOC110923702 gene encoding zinc finger MYM-type protein 5-like yields the protein MSNRYHKHESGHSKRQKKQKREAEIESLKGSLLTFVKPINAEESIHVDVDENVNVDVDETVNLDEPLNVDVDETVNLDEPLNVDVNEPLNVDDFVHVYGPSNIFDPSQWTTINTNLRDFLVEKGPIKIDSHDFPKDEHSRSFSPSLYMQKMANGEKYERKWLIYSIELDKVFCFCCKLFDVNLSRSIAKKDKEQWKDVLKRIIGVVKTFSMNNIPFRGDNEKLYEKNNGNFLAIVQMIAEFDLVMKEHIRRIKNKEIYNHYLGHNMQNELISLLACEVKNKIVNKVKEAKYFSVILDCTPDASHKEQMPIILRCLDISSTPIEVKEYFFRIYNSRRYNR from the exons ATGTCTAATAGATATCATAAACATGAATCCGGCCATTCTAAAAGGCAAAAGAAACAAAAACGAGAAGCTGAAATAGAATCACTAAAGGGTTCTTTACTCACATTCGTAAAACCTATAAATGCTGAAGAGTCTATACATGTTGATGTTGATGAAAATGtaaatgttgatgttgatgaAACTGTAAATCTTGATGAACCTTtaaatgttgatgttgatgaAACTGTAAATCTTGATGAACCTTTAAATGTTGATGTTAATGAACCTTTAAATGTTGATGATTTTGTACATGTATATGGACCTTCAAATATATTTGATCCTAGTCAGTGGACTACTATTAACACCAATTTAAGAGATTTCCTTGTAGAAAAAGGTCCAATTAAGATTGATAGTCATGATTTTCCTAAAGATGAGCATTCTAGGAGCTTTAGTCCTTCGCTCTATATGCAAAAAATGGCAAATGGAGAGAAATATGAAAGAAAATGGTTGATTTACTCTATAGAGTTAGATAAAGTATTCTGTTTTTGTTGCAAATTGTTTGATGTGAATTTATCTAGAAGTATAGCTAAAAAAG ATAAGGAACAATGGAAAGATGTACTTAAAAGAATTATTGGCGTTGTAAAAACTTTTAGCATGAACAATATACCATTTCGTGGAGATAACGAAAAACTTTATGAAAAAAACAATGGTAATTTTTTAGCTATTGTTCAAATGATTgcagaatttgatctcgtaatgAAAGAACATATAAGACGAATAAAGAACAAAGAAATCTACAATCATTATCTTGGTCATAATATGCAAAACGAACTAATTAGTTTATTAGCATgtgaagttaaaaataaaattgttAACAAAGTTAAGGAAGCTAAATACTTTTCAGTTATACTTGATTGCACACCTGATGCTAGTCATAAAGAACAAATGCCAATTATTTTACGATGCTTAGATATCTCATCAACACCGATTGAAGTTAAAgaatatttttttagaatttataATAGTAGACGATACAACCGGTAA